CCTTTCCCTTCGTGTAGggaagttaaaaatttttttctttaagaTGAGTAGTGCAGTATTGTTGAAACCGCCATGTAGCCGGTGGTCAAAAATCCTACGCCAAAACTGAGGCCTCTTGCAGGTTGTGGAAACGGTACGATTGCGTAGACGATAGTGTGGATTATCCTCGTGATGACGAAAGTTCGGATCAACAAACTGGCCAGCCATGTTGATGGATCAGTTCCTATCCAAAGCGAAGTGACGATGAACCATGGCACAACATTTTCAAGGTCGTTCAAGTGTGCTCTGCGGACTCGTTCGACATCTGGGTCGTCAAAGACGAcctttgattttttacttGCGAGTGATGTGTCCTCCGGATTTGCGAAGACCTGCAATtagtttcgtttttatttagCAAAGCAGCGTATAGCGCCAAGCTATTTACACTGTAATTTTCTCTTTACTTTCAGACTttggaacaaaaatttcctAGCAGTTTTTGTAATTCAAGAAAGTTTGCTGATGTTGTGGGACGTGCAGTTGGTTCAAAAATGTGTTGTCTCACAAACGTGATAAGACAAAAGATTGTGAAAGTACCTTTGAACCTATCTAGTGAGATCTAACTAAATAAGTTCCCATGatataagaaaatttgttgaagACACTGACGACGAAGATGATCTGTAAACATCGCATCGAACAGCGTCACAGAAATAACACTATTCCGTTACTGTTTCACAGAAAAAtccattatacatataggtacCTTGTTCAATTCCAATAAACAATATCTAATTTAAGTCGTTAATAAATTCTTCACAAATTGTCTGTGAGATAAAATTGTGGACAAGAACAATGTATTTCTTCCTAATTTCTAACAAAATGAGCTGCGTTTTATTAGAATCAGAGAAAATACATGATTTTTTAATAGAAGAAAGTAGTAGAATAATGCGATTTCCATGGTGTTCTTAACAACGAGGTCTTCATAGTTGAAGTTTAATGGTTTAAGAACTTTTTATATGCAAGAGGGATTTTGTGGGATGTCTGTGGGATGTTTTGCGATTCAGATTTGATAGTGATGATTAACGTCGGTTGATTGGGAGAAAAGTGCAAAAGTCAAATGAGAAATTGTAGATAACacagatatatatttgtaattctTGATTAGTTccaactgaattttttttttcaagatacAA
This region of Neodiprion virginianus isolate iyNeoVirg1 chromosome 7, iyNeoVirg1.1, whole genome shotgun sequence genomic DNA includes:
- the LOC124309582 gene encoding microsomal glutathione S-transferase 1-like, which produces MSLNVNPEIVSIFSFWGGILALKILAMSLLTARQRFRKQVFANPEDTSLASKKSKVVFDDPDVERVRRAHLNDLENVVPWFIVTSLWIGTDPSTWLASLLIRTFVITRIIHTIVYAIVPFPQPARGLSFGVGFLTTGYMAVSTILHYSS